AATGCCGTTATGCTGTTCTTGCTCTTTGCTGCATGCATTATAGTCGGCCGGGTATATCATGTTTGGAAAGAATTATTGGTCGTAAAGGAATCAATGGAAGTTTAATAATATTCCTTGCTAACGAAATCACGTCAAACTTCTGGAAGCAGTATTCAATGAGAATTGGAGGCACCTAATGGAGCGGTGTTGAGTCTTAGAATGCAACAGAAGCTTATTTGAAGGTTTAGAAACCTCGGCATCTACTGTGTTGTGCCCTTTTATTCAGAGTCCATATTGCCTCATGATGTTGTCCTTtgtttctttagtttttcttttttttctattcttgtaCATTTCTGATGTTCTAGAATTCTTGTTTTAATAAAATCCTTAACTAGTTTCAAAAAGATGGAATGGTGTTGAACTTTTCCACTCTTATCTCTCAGAGTATATGCTTTTCTTCAACTCTCATGAGGTCCTGTGGCTGACTCGACTTCTGGTAACTGTTCAGGCAAATGCACTTTATGAAGATATGGTTGACCGCCTAAAGGCTAGTGGTTTGGAAAGTTTTGCTAGGCAACAAGTTGATGGTGTGGTGCGCCGAAGTGAAGAGGGTGCTGAATTCTTTGCTGAGTCAACTGTTCCTTCTTCATGTAAGCATAGGATTCATGCCCATGAAGGCGGGTGTGCTTCTATCGCATTTGAGTATAATTCTGGCAGGTTGATTAGTGGTGGACAGGACAGGGCAGTAAAAATGTGGGATACGAGAACCGGATCATTGAGTCGCACACTTTACGGTTGCCTTGGTTCGGTTCTCGATCTCACTCTGACACATGATAACAGATCTGTCATTGCAGCAAGCAGCTCAAATAATTTGTATGTGTGGGATGTTAACTCAGGACGTGTTCAGCATACCTTAACCGGCCACACTGATAAAGTTTGCGCGGTAGATGTAAGCAAGTTCTCCGGCCGTCATGTAGTGAGCGCAGCTTATGATCGTACCATCAAAATTTGGGATTTGCAGAGAGGTTACTGCAGTAACACAATCATCTTTCCCAGCAACTGCAATGCACTTAGCTTCAGCGTGGATGGGCTTACTATATGTTCTGGTCATGTAGATGGCAACCTTCGTTTGTGGGATATTCAAACAGGAAAGTTGCTAAGCGAAGTTGCTGCACATGCGCTTGCTATCACATCCATCTGTCTTTCGCGAAATGGAAATGTAGTTTTAACCAGTGGAAGAGACAATTTGCACAATCTATTTGATATGAGGTCACTCGAAGTTTGCGGGACATTAAGAGCTACTGGTAATAGGGTTGCCTCTAACTGGAGCAGGTCCTGTATCAGCCCAGACGACAGCTATGTAGCTGCTGGGTCTGCTGATGGAGCTGTTTATATATGGTCTATATCAAAAGCTGACATTGTGAGCACACTGAAGGAGCATACTGCTCCCGTACTCTGTTGTTCGTGGAGTGGTCTTGGGAAACCATTGTGCTCGGCAGATAAAAATGGAATCATTTGTACATGGACATAGCGCTTTTGCTCTCATACATGTAAATATGCCTTGGTGTGTCCACGGAATTCAATCCCAGCTAGGGGAATCTTCTGTTCTACGTCTCAGTCCAAGTGGTGCTTGCTTGTCCTAAAAATTTGAGTTGCTTCCCTGAGAATATGTAATCCAAGTTATTTATCTTTACTGCACATCTTGATATTGGTTTGCTATGGTGTTAGGCTATCTCACCTCTGTAGATGGGCATAATGCTGGGGAGAGCTATCCGGTGAAGCATGTGGATAGTTGGACTGATATCTGTAAATAATGGCTTGTTGAGGCTCCTGTGATTCTTTGACTTGTAAATGGGATTTCCGTGCTTCTcgataattgaaatttttttcggtTCTTTTTCTGTTATCGGTAAGAAATTCTGTAATGCAGTGATTTCTGCTCTAATGTGGTCATTATGTGGATGCAGCATGTTTTCCTAATTGTCTAATAGTGTTTGAGCATGTCAAAGTTTGCAAATTGAACTCGTGAAAAAAGGCTTGCTCGCCTTGGTGAAATCACGGTCGGTCTTGTCAAGACAAACACGGTGACTGTGACTTGGTCTCATCTTCTCTTTTAGCCAACATGGTGTGGTTTTCTGCTGAAGTTGTCTTGTTGAATCATGGGTGTGCAATAtgcattgttttctttttgaccCTTCTCTTGTTTCCCTTTACAATAGTTGAAATCTGCAGATAGGCTTAACAGTGGAGGATGGGAGCGGAAGTTTGGGCTAATTCAATGATTGGCCTCTATTTTGGAGGTCATTGCCAGGTCCACCCCCGGCGCCGATAGGCTACTGATACTCAGTTTTGTGCACAGCCTCATCGAGAGCTCTAATGGAGGTTCAATGGCTTCACCGTGGATATCAATTGAAGGAGGAACAGAGCTCCTTACTATTGCCAGGATTAAGGGAGTCAACCGCATGCAATTAACACTTTTGGAACTGTATTTAACGGCTAAATAAGTTGATGATTGACTATCGGAATCAAGTGTTTGGAATAAGCTCATCCATCATCGATCAATTCACCATGTTCGATTATGGTGAGTACCTGTTCGAGATGCTGTACTTCTCCATAAGTTCCTAATGTAACAAAAGGCTCAAAATATTGAAGTAAAAGTCGCACCAAATATGACCCTGATCGAAGTCGTTTACGGAGAAAGTTGAGCATTCAAATACAACTAACGGATCAATGGAACATCTTAACCCATATTGCGCCATCTCGATTGCAGGAAGAACTCAACCGTAGCATCTGATGGGGTCATTGCAGCCCTTCTCGGCGGATTGTTTGTTCCCTCGACCGCCTCCCTTCTCGAGATACTGCTGGTGGTACTCCTCTGCTCGGTAGAACCTCTTCGCCGGGAGGATCTCAGTCACGATCTTCTTGCCCTTGTACTCCGACTGCTTGGCTTCCAGGGATTCCCTCGCTAGGCGCGCCTGGGATTCGTTGTAGTAGTATATCCCCGACCGGTACTGCGACCCAACATCACCTCCCTGATGCAAGAACTACAAGATGAATCGGACAGGAAGCGAGAACTCTCGCCTAGTGTCTGATTCTTGATTGGAACTTCTTAACTTCCCATCCCAATTAACTGGCAGATCACGCAAAAACCAACCTAGTAGTTTAGTGGTTACTTTAGCAGGATTCCTTAACTTCTCGCCACAGCTATGctaaaattaccattttaaaCCACCGATGTCAGAGTGAAACTAGCTGATTGTCTAACGTATAGGCCAGACGAACATCGGCTATGATTCTGACTCTCTGGTGCGGGCATGACTGTATTCCTGACGGCGTACTGATATggtccgacccgacccgaatcCATGGATATGTTCTTGAATCCGCAATTTCTAAGGCTAAGAGATTCTGATTTtgaatgtgaaaaatttatggacacccttctttccattttcttgtGAACACGTCTAGTCCGAAATCTCATCCGACTTCAAGAAAGAGATCGAAAGGAAATAGAAGAGAAGATATATGAGTCGTCGAAACTAGACCTGGCGATTGAGCGTGGTGGGATCATGACGAGACCAGAAGAGGGCGAGGAGGTCGGCGTAGGGGCAGGCCTCGGGGTCGAACTGGACCCGGACCACCTCCGCGTGGCCCGTCGTCCCGGAGCAGACCAGCTTGTAGGTCGGGTCGGGCGCGTGGCCCTGCGAGTACCCGACCTCGGTCTTCACGACGCCCGCCACCCTCTGGAACGCCAGCTCCACGCCCCAGAAGCATCCCGCCCCGAACTGCGCGAGCTCGTGGCCGGGGTTCTCGGGTCGATCGAGATCGGGATCCAGAGCGGGGTTGGCGGAAGAAGCCATGGCTGTTGCGCGAcctccttctttttctctccaAAGCGACCAGTGTCGATGAAGAACGG
The genomic region above belongs to Rhodamnia argentea isolate NSW1041297 chromosome 6, ASM2092103v1, whole genome shotgun sequence and contains:
- the LOC115741504 gene encoding autophagy-related protein 16 isoform X2; the encoded protein is MSQEEVAIAAIRHALRALRRRHLVEEGAHGPAIAALSSPILSQSSEWKEKAETLELELQQCYKAQSRLSEQLVVEVAESRALKSLFQEKEAGISSLQLELTDARNECSQLKADLEEKIKAVELLISENQELKRQLEIMAAKAKDAEAENKMLIDRWMLQKMQDAERLNEANALYEDMVDRLKASGLESFARQQVDGVVRRSEEGAEFFAESTVPSSCKHRIHAHEGGCASIAFEYNSGRLISGGQDRAVKMWDTRTGSLSRTLYGCLGSVLDLTLTHDNRSVIAASSSNNLYVWDVNSGRVQHTLTGHTDKVCAVDVSKFSGRHVVSAAYDRTIKIWDLQRGYCSNTIIFPSNCNALSFSVDGLTICSGHVDGNLRLWDIQTGKLLSEVAAHALAITSICLSRNGNVVLTSGRDNLHNLFDMRSLEVCGTLRATGNRVASNWSRSCISPDDSYVAAGSADGAVYIWSISKADIVSTLKEHTAPVLCCSWSGLGKPLCSADKNGIICTWT
- the LOC115741504 gene encoding autophagy-related protein 16 isoform X1, which gives rise to MIRRSRAQRSGFGLILRSQEEVAIAAIRHALRALRRRHLVEEGAHGPAIAALSSPILSQSSEWKEKAETLELELQQCYKAQSRLSEQLVVEVAESRALKSLFQEKEAGISSLQLELTDARNECSQLKADLEEKIKAVELLISENQELKRQLEIMAAKAKDAEAENKMLIDRWMLQKMQDAERLNEANALYEDMVDRLKASGLESFARQQVDGVVRRSEEGAEFFAESTVPSSCKHRIHAHEGGCASIAFEYNSGRLISGGQDRAVKMWDTRTGSLSRTLYGCLGSVLDLTLTHDNRSVIAASSSNNLYVWDVNSGRVQHTLTGHTDKVCAVDVSKFSGRHVVSAAYDRTIKIWDLQRGYCSNTIIFPSNCNALSFSVDGLTICSGHVDGNLRLWDIQTGKLLSEVAAHALAITSICLSRNGNVVLTSGRDNLHNLFDMRSLEVCGTLRATGNRVASNWSRSCISPDDSYVAAGSADGAVYIWSISKADIVSTLKEHTAPVLCCSWSGLGKPLCSADKNGIICTWT
- the LOC115741507 gene encoding peptide methionine sulfoxide reductase-like — translated: MASSANPALDPDLDRPENPGHELAQFGAGCFWGVELAFQRVAGVVKTEVGYSQGHAPDPTYKLVCSGTTGHAEVVRVQFDPEACPYADLLALFWSRHDPTTLNRQGGDVGSQYRSGIYYYNESQARLARESLEAKQSEYKGKKIVTEILPAKRFYRAEEYHQQYLEKGGGRGNKQSAEKGCNDPIRCYG